A single region of the Malaclemys terrapin pileata isolate rMalTer1 chromosome 2, rMalTer1.hap1, whole genome shotgun sequence genome encodes:
- the HUS1 gene encoding checkpoint protein HUS1, with the protein MRFRAKIVDVACLNHFTRVINTIAKLAKTCTLRLTVDKLYFILTDKVANGGVSMWCELSQGNFFDEFQMEGVAAEHNEIYLELTPENLSRALKTAQNAKTVKIKLTNKHCPCLTVAVELPSLSSSSRIVTHDIPVGVIPRRLWNDFREPTVPDFDVSIYLPVLKTMKSVVERMKNLSNCIVLEANLNGEMNLKIETDLVSVTTHFKGLGNPPWVSEDGSQNSTQDRDPESMAEARIDIRKLLQLLAGQQVNPTKALCNIVSKRIVHFILLHEEVSLQYFIPALA; encoded by the exons ATGCGCTTTCGAGCCAAGATCGTGGACGTCGCCTGCCTGAACCACTTCACCC GTGTGATCAATACAATTGCCAAACTAGCCAAGACGTGCACTCTACGCCTTACAGTGGACAAACTTTACTTCATCCTTACTGATAAAGTGGCAAATGGAGGGGTCAGCATGTGGTGTGAGTTAAGTCAG gggaaCTTCTTTGATGAATTCCAGATGGAAGGAGTAGCAGCAGAACACAATGAAATTTATTTGGAGCTGACACCAGAAAACCTATCAAGAGCTTTAAAAACAGCCCAGAATGCCAAGACGGTGAAAATCAAATTGACTAACAAGCACTGTCCCTGTCTCACAGTAGCTGTGGAACTG cCCTCGTTATCGAGCAGTAGTCGCATTGTGACACATGACATTCCAGTGGGAGTTATTCCCAGAAGACTGTGGAATGATTTCCGAGAGCCCACTGTACCAGACTTTGAT GTCAGTATTTACTTACCAGTGCTGAAGACCATGAAGAGTGTTGTGGAAAGAATGAAAAATCTCAGCAATTGCATT GTGCTTGAAGCAAATTTAAACGGAGAAATGAACTTGAAAATAGAAACCGATTTAGTGTCGGTCACGACCCATTTTAAAGGTCTTGGAAATCCTCCATGGG TATCAGAGGATGGTTCGCAAAATTCTACTCAAGACAGAGATCCGGAAAGCATGGCTGAGGCACGCATAGACATTCGGAAGCTCCTGCAGCTACTTGCTGGGCAACAAGTAAATCCCACAAAAGCCTTGTGCA ATATTGTGAGCAAAAGGATTGTTCACTTCATTTTGCTTCATGAGGAGGTTTCCCTTCAGTACTTCATTCCAGCACTTGCATGA